One window of the Leptospira koniambonensis genome contains the following:
- a CDS encoding SpoIIE family protein phosphatase → MNPYLILPLFALFINLWLFTYVLALKGKHRVVHLYLLYSGALSLWIISIVLYWSFLPFHWMTWVFKISSISWLLVGPLFLEFVFAFLSKNPNIVLYLLRGLALAIFPITLTTDWIIAGVERKYWGDMLIQGPLYVYGINLLTVSPPVYAIFLLIFESRKEEIGFRKQCYLLAFGTFLSSILGFMTTVLPRILSQGDLNYPPLSGSVTVIQSACVFIAIAKYGFLEIRLEKIALQLYSKLREGVILLSTSDDLLYWNESAKEMLGFPKIAATPEKLDLGKFLEGFTRRPFSRMDFKRKFSEIKQTSSDEDILPSSDSVYLEVSKSEIPISGRDLGRVYVLRDITEKKEASERINMLYSRVIRDLDIAREVQNTITTRDFPSSDQFKIFSYFRPYDRVGGDVLNCSESADGSLEILFADVSGHGISSAMVAAMASISFNVFSRKGSKPKEGLLFTNDLLSSVVTQHFISAVFLKYDPNTKILEYSYAGHHAGLLLRDGQTLDLQGKGGVLLAVGTPILEDFRVQLRPGDRVLLYSDGLFEVRGSKGIPMGNSTLVEAVKKLSYQDSDSLIRSLVSYSESFGDGIMTDDLTLFCLEITD, encoded by the coding sequence GTGAACCCGTATCTGATCCTTCCATTATTTGCATTATTCATCAATCTATGGTTGTTCACCTATGTATTAGCTCTAAAGGGAAAGCATAGAGTAGTTCATTTATATCTTTTATACTCAGGGGCTTTAAGCCTTTGGATTATCTCTATCGTTTTGTATTGGTCCTTCTTACCATTTCATTGGATGACTTGGGTATTTAAGATCAGCTCCATTTCTTGGTTATTAGTTGGTCCTTTATTCTTAGAGTTCGTATTCGCTTTCTTATCAAAAAATCCGAATATAGTTTTGTATTTATTAAGGGGATTGGCGCTCGCGATCTTTCCAATCACATTAACAACTGATTGGATCATAGCAGGTGTAGAAAGAAAATACTGGGGAGATATGCTTATCCAAGGTCCCCTTTATGTCTACGGGATCAATCTACTCACAGTTTCCCCTCCTGTATATGCCATCTTTCTTTTGATTTTTGAATCCAGAAAAGAAGAGATAGGATTTAGGAAACAATGTTATCTTTTAGCATTCGGGACATTTTTATCTTCCATACTTGGATTTATGACTACGGTACTTCCTAGAATATTATCTCAAGGAGATCTAAACTATCCTCCCTTGAGCGGAAGTGTAACTGTGATCCAGTCCGCATGTGTGTTCATTGCGATCGCAAAATACGGATTTTTAGAGATCCGATTGGAAAAGATCGCTCTCCAATTATATTCAAAACTCAGAGAGGGAGTGATATTATTATCCACTTCTGACGATTTGTTATATTGGAATGAAAGCGCAAAAGAAATGTTAGGTTTTCCTAAAATAGCAGCTACTCCTGAAAAGTTAGATCTAGGAAAATTTTTAGAAGGTTTTACTCGAAGACCTTTTTCCAGAATGGATTTCAAAAGAAAATTTTCAGAAATAAAGCAGACCTCTTCGGATGAAGATATACTTCCTTCTTCCGATTCAGTTTATTTAGAAGTTTCAAAATCAGAAATCCCAATATCAGGAAGGGATTTAGGAAGAGTGTATGTTCTCCGAGATATCACTGAAAAGAAAGAAGCATCTGAAAGGATCAATATGCTCTATTCCAGGGTCATCCGAGATCTAGATATTGCAAGAGAAGTCCAAAATACAATTACAACGAGAGACTTTCCTTCTTCCGATCAATTTAAGATATTCTCCTATTTCCGTCCTTATGATCGAGTGGGAGGAGATGTTCTCAATTGTTCCGAAAGTGCAGATGGAAGTTTGGAGATCTTATTCGCAGATGTTTCAGGACATGGAATTTCATCTGCAATGGTAGCCGCGATGGCGTCTATCTCCTTCAATGTATTTTCCAGAAAAGGAAGCAAACCAAAAGAAGGTTTGCTATTCACAAACGATCTACTCTCCTCCGTGGTGACCCAACATTTTATCTCTGCTGTTTTTCTCAAATACGACCCAAACACAAAAATATTAGAATATAGTTATGCAGGTCACCATGCAGGACTTCTTCTTAGAGATGGGCAGACACTGGATTTGCAAGGGAAAGGAGGAGTTCTCCTTGCGGTAGGAACTCCTATCTTGGAGGATTTTAGGGTACAATTAAGACCCGGAGATAGAGTACTATTATATTCGGATGGTTTATTCGAGGTAAGAGGATCTAAAGGAATTCCGATGGGCAATTCCACACTCGTGGAAGCAGTAAAAAAACTTTCTTACCAGGATTCTGATAGTTTGATCCGCTCCTTAGTATCCTATTCGGAATCCTTCGGAGACGGAATAATGACTGACGATTTAACCTTATTCTGTTTAGAAATTACAGATTAA
- a CDS encoding SpoIIE family protein phosphatase, whose protein sequence is MNYYLFLPISALIINTLLISYVFARRFRSAVIRDFLRFVLFLNLWLVSYILYWSMLPPEWMTPIFKLSCFTWIPVGLLFLETVYRFLNIRSRILLPFFRFSVVATIFLTASTDWIIKGSILYDWGYELEPGILFVPFSTVAVSGPAIWGLYLLLKERFRTKQRKIRQQLNFWIWGTTIALGISAYTELFNLDDQGRFLFVPLSPAAISIQAFFIFIAITRYGFLNISLERIAVELFRDIHDGIVLTKENHEFFFANQAAIAILDGSPSREGLFRPEWHFANYREEQDHIPRDYQLIGNSALQFIELTVSEIRITENESGTLYLLRDITEKKAAQEKIHQLYSQIVNDLEIARVTQASIITQKFPDKGSYRIHSFFQPIDKVGGDMLRVIEHPGERVDILFADVSGHGIASAMVGGMLSIAFQIVSDKKLSPKESLSEIHEMLSKVVLHHHISAVYASFYPNENRVRFSYAGHHPMIVFREGKILPLEGEGRILLAVKELHLNDYHFDLQTSDRLLFYSDGLYEVKNDVGEIFGYEEFLDWIQGMADRDTRSILEAAHRKALEFGNGKHNDDLAMLALEIGP, encoded by the coding sequence ATGAATTATTACCTTTTTCTGCCAATAAGCGCTCTAATCATAAATACTCTTCTTATTTCATATGTTTTCGCAAGAAGGTTCCGAAGCGCAGTCATCCGGGACTTTTTGAGATTCGTTCTATTCTTAAATCTTTGGCTGGTTTCTTATATTTTGTATTGGAGCATGCTTCCTCCGGAATGGATGACTCCTATTTTCAAACTTTCTTGTTTTACCTGGATCCCAGTTGGCCTCTTATTCTTAGAAACAGTATATAGATTTTTAAACATTCGTTCGAGAATCCTTCTCCCATTCTTTCGCTTTTCAGTGGTAGCGACCATCTTTCTGACCGCTTCTACAGATTGGATCATCAAAGGTTCTATTTTGTATGATTGGGGTTACGAATTAGAACCAGGGATTTTGTTCGTTCCATTTAGCACGGTCGCAGTCAGTGGCCCAGCGATATGGGGGCTATATCTTCTTTTAAAAGAAAGGTTTAGGACAAAACAAAGAAAGATCAGACAACAATTGAATTTTTGGATCTGGGGAACAACGATCGCCCTCGGGATCAGCGCTTATACAGAGTTATTTAACCTGGATGACCAAGGCAGATTTTTATTTGTTCCTTTGAGTCCCGCAGCAATCAGCATACAGGCATTCTTCATTTTTATCGCGATCACACGTTATGGATTTTTAAATATCAGCTTAGAAAGGATCGCAGTAGAATTATTCAGAGACATACACGACGGGATCGTTCTCACAAAAGAAAATCACGAATTCTTTTTTGCAAACCAGGCAGCAATCGCGATCTTGGACGGCTCACCATCCAGAGAAGGTCTATTCAGACCAGAATGGCATTTTGCAAATTATAGAGAAGAACAGGATCATATTCCTAGAGATTATCAATTAATAGGTAACTCAGCCTTACAGTTCATAGAACTCACAGTTTCAGAGATTAGGATTACAGAGAATGAATCCGGGACCTTATACCTTTTGCGTGATATCACCGAAAAGAAAGCAGCCCAAGAAAAGATCCACCAACTATATTCACAAATCGTAAACGATTTGGAAATTGCTCGAGTCACTCAAGCTTCTATCATTACCCAAAAATTTCCGGACAAGGGTTCTTATCGAATACATTCTTTTTTCCAACCCATAGACAAGGTGGGCGGGGATATGTTGAGAGTAATTGAACATCCTGGAGAAAGAGTAGATATATTATTCGCAGATGTTTCAGGGCATGGGATCGCATCTGCAATGGTGGGAGGAATGTTATCCATTGCATTCCAGATCGTTTCAGATAAAAAACTTTCACCTAAGGAAAGTTTATCAGAGATCCACGAAATGCTTTCTAAGGTGGTATTACATCACCATATCTCCGCAGTGTATGCCAGTTTTTATCCAAATGAAAACAGAGTTCGATTCTCTTATGCGGGACATCATCCAATGATCGTTTTCAGAGAAGGAAAAATTTTGCCTTTAGAAGGAGAAGGTAGGATCTTACTCGCTGTCAAAGAATTACATTTGAACGATTACCATTTCGATCTGCAAACTTCTGATAGATTATTATTTTACTCAGATGGTTTGTATGAAGTTAAGAATGATGTAGGAGAAATTTTCGGTTACGAAGAATTCTTAGATTGGATCCAAGGAATGGCAGACAGAGATACTCGCTCTATCTTAGAAGCGGCCCATAGAAAAGCATTAGAATTCGGGAACGGAAAACATAATGATGATTTGGCGATGTTAGCCTTGGAGATTGGACCGTGA
- a CDS encoding bifunctional riboflavin kinase/FAD synthetase produces the protein MKILRSLENLKSNLKTSTVVTLGNFDGIHLGHQALLERTKEISLEKGLPSCVVTYHPNPALVLGKDKDLGGITTQADKENLIESYGIDWLVVVPFTLEFAQIEAETFLKEILINELGAKSILIGFNHCFGKGRRGDYELLKQYSSEYGYDLEKLDPVFLGSTKLSSSYIRSLLREGKVEEAEECLGREFSVTGTVVQGHQRGRTIGFPTANVQPLPELILPGVGVYAGRTEVEGKTYPSMINIGNNPTFGDQAVTLESHIFDFSDDIYGKKVNIIFTKKIREEIKFPGVDALVSQLKKDETLSRKILQER, from the coding sequence TTGAAAATTCTTAGAAGTCTGGAGAACTTAAAAAGCAACCTAAAGACTTCCACAGTCGTAACTTTAGGGAATTTTGACGGGATCCATCTGGGCCACCAGGCTCTTTTAGAAAGAACCAAGGAAATTTCCCTGGAAAAAGGTCTCCCTTCCTGCGTAGTCACATATCATCCCAACCCTGCTCTAGTTTTGGGAAAAGATAAGGACCTGGGAGGGATTACCACTCAGGCAGATAAAGAAAATTTAATAGAATCTTATGGAATAGACTGGTTGGTCGTTGTCCCATTCACTCTTGAATTTGCCCAAATAGAGGCGGAAACTTTCCTTAAAGAAATACTAATCAATGAGCTAGGGGCAAAATCGATTCTGATCGGATTCAATCATTGTTTCGGAAAAGGTAGAAGAGGAGATTATGAACTTCTCAAACAATACTCTTCTGAATACGGATACGATCTAGAAAAATTAGATCCTGTATTTCTTGGCTCTACAAAACTTTCGAGCTCCTATATTCGTTCCTTATTAAGAGAAGGTAAGGTAGAAGAAGCGGAAGAATGTCTCGGAAGAGAATTTTCAGTCACAGGAACAGTTGTACAAGGTCACCAAAGAGGTAGAACGATCGGATTTCCTACTGCTAATGTGCAACCTTTACCTGAGCTGATCCTTCCTGGAGTAGGAGTTTATGCGGGAAGAACCGAGGTAGAAGGTAAAACCTATCCTTCTATGATCAATATAGGAAATAATCCTACATTTGGTGACCAAGCAGTCACATTAGAAAGTCATATATTCGATTTTTCTGATGATATCTATGGGAAGAAGGTAAATATTATTTTTACCAAAAAGATCAGAGAGGAGATCAAATTCCCAGGAGTAGATGCTCTGGTCTCTCAATTGAAGAAGGACGAGACTCTTTCCAGAAAAATCCTGCAAGAAAGATAG
- a CDS encoding LIC10729 family protein, with translation MDWRRIAILLFLILAAAGQGPISQENRKTKNFENFSKPMGGENYISEDYKTFPELSIWAYHNGLKLAPDRKDPAPGAGTGRLFDNQCRMVPETGLDILLIADSNRKDIIYVYFDLTLFSKTENAAILPERELRISANGILKRTIRFPDATLYSKSIYAGTPPVYITVDPSELREGRLNLNLTPLAGEKGRFWGVWDVFLSYNAPEYP, from the coding sequence ATGGACTGGCGCCGAATTGCAATTCTCTTATTCTTAATTCTTGCCGCTGCCGGACAGGGTCCGATCAGTCAGGAAAATCGGAAAACGAAAAATTTTGAGAATTTCTCCAAACCGATGGGGGGAGAAAACTATATTTCCGAGGATTATAAAACCTTCCCCGAACTTTCCATTTGGGCCTATCATAATGGTCTGAAATTAGCTCCTGACAGAAAAGATCCTGCTCCGGGTGCCGGCACCGGTCGGTTATTTGACAACCAATGTAGAATGGTTCCCGAAACTGGGTTGGATATCCTACTAATTGCAGACTCGAATAGAAAAGACATCATCTACGTTTATTTCGATCTCACACTATTTTCTAAGACGGAAAATGCGGCGATTTTGCCGGAAAGGGAACTTAGAATTTCTGCAAATGGGATCTTGAAAAGAACGATCCGCTTTCCAGATGCAACCTTATACTCTAAGTCTATCTATGCGGGAACTCCTCCTGTATATATCACAGTGGATCCATCTGAGCTAAGAGAAGGTAGACTGAATTTAAATCTTACTCCGCTTGCGGGAGAAAAGGGAAGGTTTTGGGGAGTTTGGGACGTGTTTTTGTCTTATAACGCCCCGGAATATCCTTGA
- a CDS encoding STAS domain-containing protein produces the protein MEISIRKSSETNIISLSGSLDIYTSIDLKNFFEQNIDRNNNSVVINLEKLNYIDSSGIGMLIKQLNYVQELSGKFFIANMKPAIEKVFKVAGLTSYFQTLSESEFTSQFP, from the coding sequence ATGGAAATCAGCATTAGAAAATCCAGCGAAACAAATATAATCAGCCTCTCCGGGAGCCTGGACATCTATACGTCCATAGATCTCAAAAACTTTTTCGAACAGAACATTGATCGAAATAACAATAGCGTTGTGATCAACCTGGAAAAGTTAAATTATATCGATTCCTCTGGGATCGGGATGCTGATTAAACAACTGAATTATGTCCAAGAATTGAGCGGAAAATTTTTCATCGCGAACATGAAACCTGCGATCGAAAAAGTTTTCAAAGTGGCAGGACTAACTTCTTATTTCCAAACTCTTTCAGAGTCGGAGTTCACAAGCCAGTTTCCCTGA
- a CDS encoding LIC_12936 family protein, producing the protein MKKPFILLLLISLFSWEIFSQDFEKDGQIKILPYEPLQVRDIEGLTKDIKDFHKRIEDMLPFLSRRKKIIDNEYFQFVPAMETFNFPVRDRFLVDKKFYLKVSGGEGSLKLDGVRFITRKSLVTKLRPINDEIGELKNEKVAASDPSNIVLVVKRKTDAGTKEEVYSLGNIRSPNQRVKFVRSYRDNLAEVVQAIDKYVEGTIRADRKDVDTMLDGLESGGSFQEYNSNR; encoded by the coding sequence ATGAAGAAACCATTCATCTTACTTCTTTTGATATCCTTATTCAGTTGGGAAATATTTTCCCAGGACTTTGAGAAGGACGGTCAGATCAAAATTCTTCCTTACGAACCTTTGCAGGTCCGTGACATAGAAGGACTGACCAAAGACATCAAGGACTTTCATAAAAGAATAGAAGATATGCTCCCTTTCCTTAGCAGAAGGAAAAAAATTATTGATAATGAGTATTTCCAGTTTGTTCCCGCAATGGAAACTTTCAATTTTCCTGTTCGTGATAGATTTTTAGTAGATAAAAAGTTTTATCTAAAAGTTTCAGGGGGAGAAGGTTCCCTAAAACTGGACGGAGTTCGCTTTATTACCAGAAAATCACTGGTTACCAAACTCAGACCTATTAACGACGAGATCGGGGAATTAAAAAATGAGAAGGTTGCAGCCTCTGATCCTTCAAATATTGTTTTAGTTGTAAAAAGAAAAACGGATGCCGGAACTAAAGAAGAGGTGTATAGTCTCGGAAACATCAGGAGCCCGAACCAAAGGGTCAAGTTTGTTCGCTCTTATAGAGACAATCTTGCGGAAGTGGTTCAAGCTATTGACAAGTATGTGGAAGGAACAATCCGTGCAGACAGGAAGGATGTGGATACCATGCTTGATGGATTGGAAAGCGGTGGTTCCTTCCAAGAATATAATTCGAATCGTTAA
- a CDS encoding J domain-containing protein — protein MSSAWTDHYRVLGLSIGASPDSIKHRYRELAKIFHPDNRLTGSKPVFLKVLESYQILSKPEERSRFDQEFKIRKRQEHAKNGIHLIPPSRILFATQAVEFARRGLLRAGMRSRDRKKYTGIYHDIRICLKPEELLGRIFAAIPLVVRTMCPECRGSDLNCASCGGKGSYKSYRYLKWSPEPGTLVPGRIYTLDLSGFRPDVFTHFKKRILKVKIELFQGQKK, from the coding sequence ATGAGTTCGGCCTGGACAGATCATTATCGAGTTCTGGGCCTGAGCATCGGTGCCAGCCCGGATTCTATCAAACATAGATATAGAGAACTCGCCAAAATTTTCCATCCTGATAATAGGCTCACTGGTTCTAAGCCTGTGTTCTTAAAAGTTTTGGAATCTTATCAAATACTTTCTAAACCAGAAGAACGTTCTCGTTTCGACCAAGAATTTAAGATCCGTAAAAGACAAGAACATGCAAAAAATGGAATTCATCTGATCCCACCTTCTCGGATCTTATTTGCTACCCAAGCGGTTGAATTTGCAAGAAGGGGCCTTCTTCGCGCCGGAATGAGAAGCAGGGATCGCAAAAAATACACAGGCATTTATCATGATATTCGCATCTGTCTCAAACCGGAAGAATTATTGGGTAGAATATTCGCAGCAATTCCTTTGGTAGTTAGGACCATGTGTCCTGAATGTAGAGGTTCGGATCTGAACTGCGCTTCCTGTGGAGGAAAGGGTAGTTACAAAAGTTATAGATACCTAAAATGGAGTCCCGAGCCAGGTACATTGGTTCCTGGTCGGATCTATACCTTGGACTTATCCGGGTTTCGTCCCGATGTATTTACTCATTTCAAGAAACGGATCTTAAAAGTTAAAATTGAACTCTTCCAGGGTCAAAAAAAATAG
- a CDS encoding type I phosphomannose isomerase catalytic subunit, producing MQKVLKFEPIYKEKVWGGRKLETVLGRDIPSGDIGESWEISDYGSDLSKITNGECSGKTFREVYTSNYESVLGKPFTGQNFPLLIKLIDAKEKLSVQVHPDDAYAEKFDPESAGKKEAWTVLQADKGSKLVCGFSKQTNKEEFSEYVQSNRVEEILNEVEVKELDSFLLNPGRIHAIGGGILLMEVQQSSDSTYRVYDYGRPRELHLKKALDVLDFSSADPKDRLSPKQIDSFEFSRSVLTANDKFRMEILEIDSTKKFSLPSFSSEPVFHVLMVLSGECKLEDLDLKTGDTVLVTASGIKEGVTCQSKSSFLRLAWSGPGSDWIRYS from the coding sequence ATGCAGAAGGTTTTAAAATTCGAGCCCATCTATAAGGAAAAAGTCTGGGGCGGTAGAAAATTAGAAACTGTATTGGGACGTGATATTCCTTCGGGAGATATTGGAGAGTCCTGGGAAATTTCCGATTATGGTTCTGATCTTTCCAAAATTACGAACGGAGAATGTTCCGGAAAAACATTTAGAGAAGTGTATACTTCCAATTATGAGTCTGTGCTTGGAAAACCTTTTACAGGACAGAACTTTCCTTTATTGATCAAATTGATAGATGCTAAAGAAAAATTATCTGTACAAGTCCATCCTGATGACGCATACGCGGAGAAGTTTGACCCTGAAAGTGCAGGCAAAAAAGAAGCTTGGACTGTTTTACAAGCAGACAAAGGTTCCAAACTGGTTTGTGGATTTTCTAAACAAACAAATAAAGAAGAATTTTCAGAATACGTACAATCAAACCGAGTAGAAGAAATTTTAAACGAAGTAGAAGTGAAAGAATTGGATTCTTTTCTTTTGAATCCGGGAAGAATTCATGCAATCGGCGGTGGTATTCTTTTGATGGAAGTCCAACAATCTTCTGATTCAACTTATAGAGTTTATGATTACGGAAGACCAAGAGAGTTACATCTTAAAAAAGCTTTGGACGTTTTAGATTTTTCTTCTGCAGATCCAAAAGACAGATTGAGCCCTAAACAAATTGATTCTTTTGAATTCTCTCGTTCTGTTTTAACTGCTAATGATAAATTCAGAATGGAAATTTTAGAGATCGATTCTACGAAGAAATTTTCACTTCCTTCTTTTTCTTCCGAGCCTGTATTCCATGTTTTGATGGTTTTAAGTGGAGAATGTAAATTAGAAGATCTGGATCTAAAAACTGGAGATACTGTTTTAGTAACTGCTTCTGGGATCAAAGAAGGAGTAACCTGCCAATCTAAATCTTCTTTCTTACGTTTGGCTTGGTCCGGTCCAGGTTCGGATTGGATCCGATATTCTTAG
- a CDS encoding HNH endonuclease: MNGPGEYSEEPLLWVSESEIKKQRQIAKELRKTPWWRKKKADGICHYCGKKFPPDELTMDHLIPLAKGGKSIKANLVPACKDCNNSKKNKLPFEEF, from the coding sequence ATGAATGGGCCAGGAGAATATTCGGAAGAGCCGCTTCTTTGGGTGAGCGAATCTGAGATCAAAAAACAAAGACAGATCGCAAAAGAATTACGTAAAACTCCTTGGTGGAGAAAGAAGAAGGCAGACGGGATCTGTCATTACTGTGGTAAAAAATTTCCACCTGACGAACTCACAATGGATCATCTAATTCCTTTGGCAAAAGGTGGGAAATCTATCAAAGCAAATTTGGTCCCTGCTTGCAAAGACTGCAATAATTCCAAAAAGAATAAACTTCCTTTCGAAGAATTCTGA
- a CDS encoding ATP-binding protein: protein MHSNRVIFPIFILCILLSWNCGRTDYDLGEIREGKLNTKTWDPNKTILSLKGDWELVPGKFLASEPELPQQIQEKIYAPIPQIWNEFTKDGKLLFPNGKGFGTYTLYLQFPENSPELMLKVPDLGTSYSIYADGKLLETVGKVGKTPETSVPFLQTSIVLLPQNLKRLDFEISNFAHINGGLWFTPEIGTPALILKKLHSSQAVDIASSAAVLVLAIYQIMAFLRTREEKSQLYFALFSLASVFRFFLTGNRLFNYVFPEVPWEVSYRLEYLSTYVLCSGFLSYSATAFKQDFHPKTERISLITMLVFSIPTLVLPAEYYARLLFPFQFTVIIGGAYTLLGCARAVIHARPGSRFFLVGISFIITAGANDILSSNYILNNHYILAPAIFLFIFFHSLGFSFSFSRVLRTSMEAEKGLQIANQNLNELKTELENKVESRTVQLTAAKEKAEWEAKYRYDFLAIMSHEIRTPLNGLLGTSNLLSETPLSQEQKEYADIIQASGENLLHLVNQLLDLSKIENHRFVLEILPFDPFAVLQRAARVVKARAEEKRVLVDFSYPEHHPGIFLGDEGRIQQVLLNLLSNAIKFTGSGGKICLGVRFYGEDLFSRILEFWVQDDGVGIAEEQSTVLFEPFVQADSSVARKFGGSGLGLTISKKLVELMGGSIRITSSPGKGSKFSFLLPFPQEEPEKQELEEEAAPPIVLPPLKILLVEDQEFSRRVAFDILTKLGMKVHSLGMGKDAIAQLDRETYEIILLDIDLPDISGVEVSKRIKETFAHPPYLVAWTAHALPGSEEFFKSSGFDSYLKKPSLKRDWILFLERYVQSRPKPAD from the coding sequence ATGCATTCGAATCGCGTAATTTTCCCAATTTTTATTCTCTGCATTCTACTCTCCTGGAATTGCGGAAGGACAGATTATGATCTGGGGGAAATTCGAGAAGGTAAACTAAATACAAAAACTTGGGATCCAAACAAAACGATCCTCTCTCTTAAGGGAGATTGGGAATTAGTTCCTGGAAAATTTTTAGCATCAGAGCCGGAGCTTCCTCAGCAAATCCAAGAGAAAATCTACGCTCCTATTCCTCAGATCTGGAATGAGTTTACTAAAGACGGAAAACTTTTATTTCCAAATGGAAAAGGTTTCGGGACCTACACTTTATATCTGCAATTTCCTGAAAATTCTCCTGAGTTGATGTTAAAGGTTCCGGATCTTGGAACTTCCTACTCGATCTATGCGGATGGAAAACTTTTAGAAACTGTCGGTAAGGTGGGAAAAACTCCTGAGACCTCAGTTCCATTTTTACAAACTTCTATAGTACTTCTTCCTCAAAATTTGAAAAGATTAGATTTTGAAATATCTAATTTTGCTCATATCAATGGAGGACTTTGGTTTACCCCTGAGATTGGCACCCCTGCTCTTATATTAAAAAAACTGCATTCAAGCCAAGCAGTAGATATTGCAAGCTCTGCTGCAGTTTTGGTTCTTGCGATCTATCAGATCATGGCTTTTTTAAGAACAAGAGAAGAAAAAAGCCAATTATACTTTGCACTATTTTCTTTGGCTTCCGTATTCAGATTTTTCCTAACTGGAAACAGATTATTCAATTATGTATTTCCAGAGGTTCCCTGGGAGGTCAGTTATAGATTGGAATACTTGAGCACCTATGTTCTATGCTCGGGATTTTTATCTTATTCTGCCACTGCATTCAAACAAGATTTCCATCCTAAAACGGAAAGGATCTCTCTCATTACAATGTTGGTCTTCTCCATTCCAACTTTGGTATTGCCTGCAGAATATTACGCAAGATTACTTTTCCCATTCCAATTTACAGTCATTATAGGTGGAGCTTATACTCTTTTAGGATGTGCCAGAGCAGTCATCCATGCAAGACCTGGATCTAGATTTTTCTTAGTGGGGATCTCTTTCATAATTACTGCAGGCGCAAACGATATTTTATCATCTAACTATATATTAAATAACCATTATATATTAGCCCCTGCTATATTTTTATTCATATTCTTTCATAGTTTAGGCTTTTCATTCTCTTTCTCCAGGGTTTTACGAACTTCTATGGAAGCAGAGAAGGGATTGCAGATTGCTAACCAGAACCTAAACGAATTAAAAACTGAATTAGAAAATAAAGTAGAATCCAGAACTGTTCAACTTACTGCTGCAAAAGAAAAAGCAGAATGGGAAGCAAAATACAGATACGATTTCTTGGCAATTATGAGCCATGAGATCCGCACACCTTTGAATGGACTTTTGGGGACTTCTAACCTTCTATCCGAAACCCCTCTCAGCCAAGAGCAGAAAGAATATGCAGATATTATCCAAGCATCTGGAGAGAACCTTCTTCACTTAGTGAACCAATTATTAGATCTTTCTAAAATAGAAAATCATCGTTTCGTATTGGAGATCCTGCCATTCGATCCATTTGCAGTTTTGCAAAGAGCAGCAAGAGTAGTAAAAGCAAGAGCAGAAGAAAAAAGGGTCTTAGTAGATTTCTCTTATCCAGAACATCATCCTGGTATCTTTTTAGGAGACGAAGGAAGGATCCAACAAGTACTCTTAAATCTTTTGAGTAACGCGATCAAATTTACAGGCTCAGGCGGGAAAATTTGCCTTGGAGTTCGTTTTTATGGAGAAGATCTTTTCTCTCGAATTTTAGAATTCTGGGTACAAGACGACGGAGTAGGTATTGCAGAAGAGCAATCAACAGTACTATTCGAACCTTTTGTACAAGCAGACTCTTCCGTTGCTAGGAAATTTGGTGGAAGTGGACTCGGCCTAACCATCTCCAAAAAATTGGTAGAGCTTATGGGAGGAAGTATCCGGATCACAAGTTCTCCAGGAAAAGGATCCAAATTTTCGTTCTTACTTCCATTCCCTCAAGAAGAACCTGAAAAACAAGAATTGGAAGAAGAGGCAGCTCCACCTATCGTTCTGCCCCCTCTCAAAATTTTACTCGTGGAAGACCAAGAATTTTCCAGAAGAGTTGCGTTCGATATTCTCACTAAATTAGGAATGAAAGTACATTCCTTAGGAATGGGAAAAGATGCAATTGCTCAACTGGATAGAGAAACCTACGAGATCATACTTTTAGATATTGATCTTCCTGATATCAGTGGAGTAGAAGTTTCCAAAAGGATCAAAGAAACTTTTGCTCATCCTCCTTATTTGGTGGCTTGGACAGCTCATGCGCTCCCAGGCTCTGAAGAATTTTTCAAAAGTTCGGGATTTGATTCTTATCTCAAAAAACCCTCCCTCAAAAGAGATTGGATATTATTTTTAGAAAGATATGTACAGAGTAGACCTAAACCTGCAGATTAA